In one window of Brachyhypopomus gauderio isolate BG-103 chromosome 16, BGAUD_0.2, whole genome shotgun sequence DNA:
- the hic1 gene encoding hypermethylated in cancer 1 protein isoform X2: MLDTMEVPSHARHLLLQLNTQRTKGFLCDVIIVVQNALFRAHKNILAASSLYLKSLVVHDNLINLDHEMVSPGVFRVILDYIYTGRLSEGDPTCPTEPNIGAVLAAASYLQLLDLVALCKKKLKRIGKYHPMPRFIPSKISPSGMGPRLRVSTPVIQSCFPGGVMSGHALRGPTLEDQGAHPIYPPAQVALPPQPGLPPQSGLRMTNDRTCSPIFGLDLSKKSPGSHSQQHPGHPHLSHPTDDEPEGDLSRRASPLLSPSEGPGKMEAVAGAGSLTPHSFPLLGQPLAPHLPHLQRSSSQGQEPYPCPPSPEPPEEAGERGRDRSSIYRWVKNEPLPYGVDDEDEEDEEEESGVMGEQDKETHHQHMNHHKNGEEKMSLSEGGYGRGVACDGEDENGTGSEETVSSEGRPSPPGPRGRYHMPYEPESFGDNLYVCIPCDKGFPSSEQLNAHVETHAEEDLDNRAEVDSISSTGKPVGASNGPTGLTNAGGLHSPFLESKAGQNLHAMGIGEMIRPYRCSSCDKTYKDPATLRQHEKTHWLTRPYPCSICGKKFTQRGTMTRHMRSHLGLKPFACDACGMRFTRQYRLTEHMRIHSGEKPYECQVCGGKFAQQRNLISHMKMHSGGAGGLVADGKLKMDFPEGIYPLSKYAAEHLGLKQEKASELLAQASQHLLADAKAMENLYPLSKLAAEHLGLTHDKMDVLPMPATPQQIHADTRTIDRYSPS, encoded by the coding sequence ATGCTGGATACCATGGAGGTCCCCAGCCATGCTAGGCACCTTCTCCTGCAACTGAACACTCAGCGCACCAAAGGATTCCTGTGTGACGTCATCATAGTGGTGCAGAATGCCCTGTTCCGCGCTCACAAGAACATCCTCGCCGCCAGCAGCCTTTACCTTAAATCCCTTGTGGTCCACGACAACCTCATCAACCTGGACCATGAGATGGTGAGTCCGGGTGTCTTCCGAGTCATCCTCGACTATATTTACACGGGACGTTTGAGCGAGGGCGACCCTACCTGTCCCACAGAGCCCAACATCGGGGCAGTGCTTGCAGCCGCCAGCTATCTGCAGCTGTTGGACCTGGTGGCTCTGTGTAAGAAAAAGCTGAAGAGGATTGGGAAGTATCACCCCATGCCGAGGTTTATACCCAGTAAAATAAGTCCCAGTGGGATGGGTCCCCGTCTGCGGGTGTCCACTCCAGTAATCCAGTCTTGTTTCCCCGGTGGAGTGATGAGCGGCCACGCACTGCGTGGCCCAACACTGGAGGATCAAGGCGCCCACCCCATTTACCCTCCAGCGCAGGTGGCCCTGCCCCCACAGCCGGGCCTGCCCCCGCAGTCGGGCCTGCGCATGACCAACGACAGAACCTGCTCGCCCATATTTGGCCTGGACCTGTCCAAGAAGAGCCCCGGTTCCCATTCTCAGCAGCACCCCGGCCACCCGCACTTGAGTCACCCCACCGACGATGAGCCCGAGGGGGACCTGAGCCGCCGTGCGAGTCCCCTGCTCAGTCCCAGCGAAGGGCCCGGGAAGATGGAGGCCGTGGCAGGCGCGGGATCCCTCACGCCGCACTCCTTTCCCCTCCTGGGCCAGCCGCTcgccccccacctccctcacctgcAGCGCTCCTCCTCCCAGGGCCAGGAGCCGTACCCCTGCCCGCCCAGCCCGGAGCCCCCCGAGGAGGCGGGGGAGCGCGGCAGGGACCGTTCCAGCATCTACCGCTGGGTGAAGAACGAGCCGCTCCCTTACGGCGTGGACGACGAAgacgaggaggacgaggaggaggagagtggggTTATGGGGGAGCAGGACAAGGAGACCCACCACCAGCACATGAACCaccacaagaacggtgaggagaAGATGAGCCTGAGCGAGGGCGGCTACGGCCGCGGGGTGGCCTGCGACGGCGAGGACGAGAACGGGACGGGCAGCGAGGAGACGGTCAGCAGCGAGGGCCGGCCGTCGCCCCCGGGTCCCCGCGGACGATACCACATGCCCTACGAACCCGAGAGCTTCGGGGATAACCTGTACGTGTGCATCCCCTGCGACAAGGGCTTCCCCAGCTCAGAGCAGCTCAACGCCCACGTGGAGACCCACGCCGAGGAGGACCTGGACAACAGGGCGGAGGTGGACAGCATCAGCAGCACGGGCAAACCCGTCGGCGCCAGCAACGGACCCACCGGCCTGACCAACGCCGGCGGCCTCCACAGCCCCTTCCTGGAGAGCAAAGCGGGCCAGAACCTGCACGCGATGGGCATCGGCGAGATGATCCGCCCCTACCGCTGCTCGTCCTGCGACAAAACCTACAAGGACCCGGCCACCCTGCGGCAGCACGAGAAAACCCACTGGCTGACCCGCCCGTACCCGTGCAGCATCTGCGGCAAGAAGTTCACGCAGCGCGGCACCATGACCCGACACATGCGTAGCCACCTGGGCCTGAAGCCCTTCGCCTGCGACGCCTGCGGTATGCGTTTCACACGGCAGTACCGTCTCACCGAACACATGCGCATCCACTCCGGCGAGAAGCCCTACGAGTGCCAGGTCTGCGGCGGGAAGTTCGCCCAGCAGCGCAACCTCATCAGCCATATGAAGATGCACAGCGGCGGGGCCGGCGGGCTGGTGGCCGACGGCAAGCTGAAGATGGACTTCCCCGAGGGCATCTACCCTCTGAGCAAGTACGCGGCCGAGCACCTGGGCCTGAAGCAGGAGAAGGCGTCCGAGCTGCTGGCGCAGGCCTCCCAGCACCTGTTGGCCGACGCCAAGGCCATGGAGAACCTTTACCCCCTCTCCAAGCTGGCCGCCGAGCACCTGGGCCTCACGCACGACAAGATGGACGTCCTGCCCATGCCGGCCACGCCCCAGCAGATCCACGCCGACACTCGCACCATCGACCGCTACTCCCCCAGCTAG
- the hic1 gene encoding hypermethylated in cancer 1 protein isoform X1, with translation MIIKRDLDRMAEEFGHPGGGLKTMLDTMEVPSHARHLLLQLNTQRTKGFLCDVIIVVQNALFRAHKNILAASSLYLKSLVVHDNLINLDHEMVSPGVFRVILDYIYTGRLSEGDPTCPTEPNIGAVLAAASYLQLLDLVALCKKKLKRIGKYHPMPRFIPSKISPSGMGPRLRVSTPVIQSCFPGGVMSGHALRGPTLEDQGAHPIYPPAQVALPPQPGLPPQSGLRMTNDRTCSPIFGLDLSKKSPGSHSQQHPGHPHLSHPTDDEPEGDLSRRASPLLSPSEGPGKMEAVAGAGSLTPHSFPLLGQPLAPHLPHLQRSSSQGQEPYPCPPSPEPPEEAGERGRDRSSIYRWVKNEPLPYGVDDEDEEDEEEESGVMGEQDKETHHQHMNHHKNGEEKMSLSEGGYGRGVACDGEDENGTGSEETVSSEGRPSPPGPRGRYHMPYEPESFGDNLYVCIPCDKGFPSSEQLNAHVETHAEEDLDNRAEVDSISSTGKPVGASNGPTGLTNAGGLHSPFLESKAGQNLHAMGIGEMIRPYRCSSCDKTYKDPATLRQHEKTHWLTRPYPCSICGKKFTQRGTMTRHMRSHLGLKPFACDACGMRFTRQYRLTEHMRIHSGEKPYECQVCGGKFAQQRNLISHMKMHSGGAGGLVADGKLKMDFPEGIYPLSKYAAEHLGLKQEKASELLAQASQHLLADAKAMENLYPLSKLAAEHLGLTHDKMDVLPMPATPQQIHADTRTIDRYSPS, from the exons ATGATCATTAAGAGAGACTTAGATCGGATGGCAGAAGAGTTCGGGCATCCAG GTGGTGGTCTGAAGACGATGCTGGATACCATGGAGGTCCCCAGCCATGCTAGGCACCTTCTCCTGCAACTGAACACTCAGCGCACCAAAGGATTCCTGTGTGACGTCATCATAGTGGTGCAGAATGCCCTGTTCCGCGCTCACAAGAACATCCTCGCCGCCAGCAGCCTTTACCTTAAATCCCTTGTGGTCCACGACAACCTCATCAACCTGGACCATGAGATGGTGAGTCCGGGTGTCTTCCGAGTCATCCTCGACTATATTTACACGGGACGTTTGAGCGAGGGCGACCCTACCTGTCCCACAGAGCCCAACATCGGGGCAGTGCTTGCAGCCGCCAGCTATCTGCAGCTGTTGGACCTGGTGGCTCTGTGTAAGAAAAAGCTGAAGAGGATTGGGAAGTATCACCCCATGCCGAGGTTTATACCCAGTAAAATAAGTCCCAGTGGGATGGGTCCCCGTCTGCGGGTGTCCACTCCAGTAATCCAGTCTTGTTTCCCCGGTGGAGTGATGAGCGGCCACGCACTGCGTGGCCCAACACTGGAGGATCAAGGCGCCCACCCCATTTACCCTCCAGCGCAGGTGGCCCTGCCCCCACAGCCGGGCCTGCCCCCGCAGTCGGGCCTGCGCATGACCAACGACAGAACCTGCTCGCCCATATTTGGCCTGGACCTGTCCAAGAAGAGCCCCGGTTCCCATTCTCAGCAGCACCCCGGCCACCCGCACTTGAGTCACCCCACCGACGATGAGCCCGAGGGGGACCTGAGCCGCCGTGCGAGTCCCCTGCTCAGTCCCAGCGAAGGGCCCGGGAAGATGGAGGCCGTGGCAGGCGCGGGATCCCTCACGCCGCACTCCTTTCCCCTCCTGGGCCAGCCGCTcgccccccacctccctcacctgcAGCGCTCCTCCTCCCAGGGCCAGGAGCCGTACCCCTGCCCGCCCAGCCCGGAGCCCCCCGAGGAGGCGGGGGAGCGCGGCAGGGACCGTTCCAGCATCTACCGCTGGGTGAAGAACGAGCCGCTCCCTTACGGCGTGGACGACGAAgacgaggaggacgaggaggaggagagtggggTTATGGGGGAGCAGGACAAGGAGACCCACCACCAGCACATGAACCaccacaagaacggtgaggagaAGATGAGCCTGAGCGAGGGCGGCTACGGCCGCGGGGTGGCCTGCGACGGCGAGGACGAGAACGGGACGGGCAGCGAGGAGACGGTCAGCAGCGAGGGCCGGCCGTCGCCCCCGGGTCCCCGCGGACGATACCACATGCCCTACGAACCCGAGAGCTTCGGGGATAACCTGTACGTGTGCATCCCCTGCGACAAGGGCTTCCCCAGCTCAGAGCAGCTCAACGCCCACGTGGAGACCCACGCCGAGGAGGACCTGGACAACAGGGCGGAGGTGGACAGCATCAGCAGCACGGGCAAACCCGTCGGCGCCAGCAACGGACCCACCGGCCTGACCAACGCCGGCGGCCTCCACAGCCCCTTCCTGGAGAGCAAAGCGGGCCAGAACCTGCACGCGATGGGCATCGGCGAGATGATCCGCCCCTACCGCTGCTCGTCCTGCGACAAAACCTACAAGGACCCGGCCACCCTGCGGCAGCACGAGAAAACCCACTGGCTGACCCGCCCGTACCCGTGCAGCATCTGCGGCAAGAAGTTCACGCAGCGCGGCACCATGACCCGACACATGCGTAGCCACCTGGGCCTGAAGCCCTTCGCCTGCGACGCCTGCGGTATGCGTTTCACACGGCAGTACCGTCTCACCGAACACATGCGCATCCACTCCGGCGAGAAGCCCTACGAGTGCCAGGTCTGCGGCGGGAAGTTCGCCCAGCAGCGCAACCTCATCAGCCATATGAAGATGCACAGCGGCGGGGCCGGCGGGCTGGTGGCCGACGGCAAGCTGAAGATGGACTTCCCCGAGGGCATCTACCCTCTGAGCAAGTACGCGGCCGAGCACCTGGGCCTGAAGCAGGAGAAGGCGTCCGAGCTGCTGGCGCAGGCCTCCCAGCACCTGTTGGCCGACGCCAAGGCCATGGAGAACCTTTACCCCCTCTCCAAGCTGGCCGCCGAGCACCTGGGCCTCACGCACGACAAGATGGACGTCCTGCCCATGCCGGCCACGCCCCAGCAGATCCACGCCGACACTCGCACCATCGACCGCTACTCCCCCAGCTAG